The following coding sequences are from one Paracoccus alcaliphilus window:
- a CDS encoding mannitol dehydrogenase family protein, translating into MNGLSNATVGQLGQQGPGYDRAALRAGVLHFGVGNFFRAHQAAYLDRLMNMGLAQDFAIIGAGVMPGDEVMRQTLAAQDYLYTLVEQSAGQSQARVLGPIIDHIAPGDTRRLIATMTDPAIRIVALTITEGGYFIDATTGHFDPAHPAIAADGRDPDNPATVFGLIVAGLKARRAAGHAPFTVMCCDNIPHNGAVTREAVTETARLSDPALAGWIAEAVAFPNAMVDRITPATSDRERRLVREEFGIPDAAPVFCEDFTQWVLEDNFPAGRPPLEQAGVEFVSDVTPWEMMKIRILNGGHAVIAYPAGLMDIHFVHEAMENPLVRGFLEKVERDEIIPAVPPVPGTDLGAYFARVAERCANPKIGDTVRRLCLDGSNRQPKFIIPTIADRLARGLPVTGLALESALWCRYCAGVSDSGTEIAANDPNWDRLTQVAQAARQDPSAWLAMSDIYGATGRDPVFAAAFADWLERLWRDGTSATLAAYLGH; encoded by the coding sequence ATGAATGGATTGTCGAATGCCACTGTCGGGCAGCTTGGCCAGCAGGGGCCGGGCTATGACCGGGCGGCGCTGCGCGCGGGCGTGCTGCATTTCGGTGTCGGCAATTTCTTCCGCGCCCATCAGGCGGCCTATCTGGACCGGCTGATGAACATGGGGCTGGCGCAGGATTTCGCCATCATCGGCGCCGGCGTCATGCCCGGCGACGAGGTCATGCGTCAGACCCTGGCGGCGCAGGACTACCTTTACACGCTGGTCGAGCAATCCGCCGGACAATCGCAGGCGCGGGTGCTGGGGCCGATCATCGACCATATCGCGCCGGGCGACACCCGGCGGCTGATCGCGACCATGACCGATCCGGCGATCCGCATCGTGGCGCTGACCATTACCGAGGGCGGCTATTTCATCGACGCCACCACCGGACATTTCGACCCGGCCCATCCCGCCATCGCCGCCGATGGCCGCGATCCCGACAATCCGGCGACGGTGTTCGGGCTGATCGTGGCCGGGCTGAAGGCGCGTCGCGCGGCGGGGCACGCCCCCTTTACCGTCATGTGCTGCGACAACATCCCCCATAACGGCGCGGTCACGCGAGAGGCCGTAACCGAAACCGCGCGGCTGTCGGACCCGGCGCTGGCCGGGTGGATCGCGGAAGCGGTGGCCTTTCCCAACGCGATGGTGGACCGGATCACGCCCGCGACCTCGGATCGCGAAAGGCGGCTGGTGCGCGAAGAGTTCGGCATCCCCGACGCAGCCCCGGTCTTCTGCGAGGATTTCACCCAATGGGTGCTGGAGGATAACTTTCCCGCTGGTCGTCCGCCGCTGGAACAGGCCGGGGTCGAATTCGTCAGCGATGTGACCCCGTGGGAGATGATGAAGATCCGCATTCTGAACGGCGGCCATGCCGTCATCGCCTATCCGGCCGGGCTGATGGATATCCATTTCGTGCATGAGGCGATGGAAAACCCGCTGGTGCGCGGCTTTCTGGAAAAGGTCGAGCGTGACGAGATCATCCCCGCCGTGCCGCCCGTGCCCGGCACCGATCTGGGCGCCTATTTCGCCCGCGTGGCCGAACGCTGCGCCAATCCCAAGATCGGCGATACGGTGCGCAGGCTGTGCCTCGACGGCTCGAACCGGCAGCCGAAATTCATCATCCCGACCATTGCCGACCGGCTGGCGCGGGGGCTGCCGGTCACCGGGCTGGCGCTGGAATCGGCGCTGTGGTGCCGCTATTGCGCGGGCGTCAGCGATTCGGGCACCGAGATCGCAGCCAATGATCCCAACTGGGACCGGCTGACGCAGGTGGCGCAGGCGGCGCGGCAGGACCCGTCCGCCTGGCTGGCCATGTCCGATATCTATGGCGCGACGGGGCGGGATCCGGTCTTTGCCGCCGCCTTCGCCGACTGGCTGGAGCGGCTGTGGCGCGACGGCACCAGCGCCACGCTTGCGGCTTATCTGGGGCACTAG
- a CDS encoding formate--tetrahydrofolate ligase, whose product MKSDVEIAREAAKQPIAQIAAKLGLRPDEILPYGHDKAKIPHQSVAALAGRPEGRLILVTAINPTPAGEGKTTTTVGLGDALNRIGKRATICIREASLGPNFGMKGGAAGGGLAQIVPMDDMNLHFTGDFHAITSAHNLLSAMIDNHIHWGNALDIDTRRITWRRVIDMNDRALRDMVIGLGGAGNGFARQSGFDITVASEVMAILCLSRDLTDLEQRLGRIVIGYSRAGDPVTARDLGADGAMTVLLKEALQPNLVQTLEHNPALVHGGPFANIAHGCNSAIATQTALRLSDYVVTEAGFGADLGAEKFLDIKCRIAGLTPSAVVLVATVRALKMNGGVARADLGAENVEALTRGCVNLGRHIENLRLYGLPVVVAVNHFSGDSEAEVAAVTDYCAGFGVKAVVARHWAEGGAGAEELAQEVVAMVEGAEGDFQMLYPDEMPLIDKVETICTRIYRAAGVEMSPAIRAQLEGWQRDGYGHLPVCIAKTQYSFSTDPDLRGAPEGHVIPVREVRLSAGAGFVVVICGQIMTMPGLPRRPAAETIRLNDLGQIEGLF is encoded by the coding sequence ATGAAATCAGATGTCGAGATCGCCCGCGAGGCCGCCAAGCAGCCCATTGCCCAAATCGCCGCCAAACTGGGGCTGCGACCCGATGAGATCCTGCCCTATGGTCACGACAAGGCAAAGATCCCGCATCAATCCGTGGCCGCGCTGGCGGGCAGGCCCGAAGGACGGCTGATTCTGGTGACCGCGATCAACCCGACCCCGGCGGGCGAGGGCAAGACCACCACCACCGTCGGTCTGGGCGATGCGCTGAACCGGATCGGCAAGCGCGCCACCATCTGCATCCGAGAAGCCAGTCTGGGTCCGAATTTCGGCATGAAGGGCGGCGCGGCGGGCGGCGGCCTGGCGCAGATCGTGCCGATGGATGACATGAACCTGCATTTCACCGGCGATTTCCATGCCATCACTTCGGCCCATAACCTGCTGTCGGCGATGATCGACAACCATATCCACTGGGGCAACGCGCTGGATATCGACACGCGGCGGATCACCTGGCGGCGGGTGATCGACATGAACGACCGGGCGCTGCGCGATATGGTCATCGGGCTGGGCGGCGCGGGCAACGGCTTCGCGCGGCAAAGCGGCTTTGACATCACCGTCGCCTCCGAGGTGATGGCGATCCTGTGCCTGTCGCGCGATCTGACCGATCTGGAACAGCGTCTGGGCCGCATCGTCATCGGCTATAGCCGAGCGGGCGATCCGGTCACGGCGCGCGACCTGGGGGCCGACGGCGCGATGACCGTCCTGCTGAAAGAGGCGTTGCAGCCCAATCTGGTGCAGACGCTGGAACACAACCCGGCGCTGGTCCATGGCGGCCCCTTCGCCAATATCGCTCATGGCTGCAACAGCGCCATCGCCACACAAACCGCGCTGCGCCTGTCCGATTACGTCGTGACCGAGGCCGGATTCGGTGCCGATTTGGGGGCCGAGAAGTTTCTGGACATCAAATGCCGGATCGCCGGGCTGACGCCTTCGGCGGTGGTGCTGGTGGCGACAGTGAGGGCGTTGAAGATGAACGGTGGCGTTGCCCGCGCCGATCTGGGGGCCGAGAATGTCGAGGCCCTGACCCGCGGCTGCGTCAATCTGGGGCGCCATATCGAGAATCTACGCCTCTATGGTCTGCCGGTGGTGGTCGCCGTCAACCATTTCTCGGGCGACAGCGAGGCCGAGGTCGCCGCCGTCACCGATTACTGCGCCGGCTTCGGGGTCAAGGCGGTGGTCGCGCGGCACTGGGCCGAAGGCGGGGCCGGGGCCGAAGAACTGGCCCAGGAGGTCGTCGCGATGGTCGAGGGCGCGGAGGGCGATTTCCAGATGCTCTATCCCGACGAGATGCCGCTGATCGACAAGGTCGAAACGATCTGTACCCGGATCTATCGCGCGGCGGGGGTCGAGATGTCGCCCGCGATCCGCGCCCAGCTGGAGGGCTGGCAGCGTGACGGCTATGGCCATCTGCCGGTCTGTATCGCCAAGACACAATATTCCTTTTCGACCGATCCGGACCTGCGCGGCGCGCCCGAAGGTCATGTGATCCCGGTGCGCGAGGTCCGCCTGTCGGCGGGTGCCGGTTTCGTGGTGGTGATCTGCGGACAGATCATGACCATGCCCGGCCTGCCGCGCCGTCCGGCGGCGGAAACCATCCGGCTGAACGATCTGGGGCAGATAGAAGGGCTGTTCTGA
- a CDS encoding HAD family hydrolase, which translates to MGKWQGLIFDCDGVLVDSEPLAAEELAGMLHGLGLPIGIDRIYADFLGRSVNALIKMAARDHHTDLTPELPAYAARLAERFHRHLTAVPGMAGALQMLDAPRAVASSSAPDRLKLSLQLTGLAGFFGDHVYSSTMVAQGKPAPDLFLLAAQGIGVPAADCVVIEDSPAGIRAARAAGMRVIGFLGGSHAGRARLAERLAALKPDALIEHADDLPNTLAQLT; encoded by the coding sequence ATGGGCAAATGGCAGGGTCTGATCTTTGACTGCGACGGCGTTCTGGTCGATTCCGAGCCGCTGGCGGCCGAGGAACTGGCCGGGATGCTGCACGGGCTGGGCCTGCCAATCGGGATCGACCGGATCTATGCCGATTTTCTGGGCCGCTCGGTCAATGCGCTGATCAAGATGGCCGCGCGCGACCATCACACCGATCTGACCCCGGAACTGCCCGCCTATGCCGCAAGACTGGCCGAGCGTTTTCACCGCCACCTGACCGCGGTGCCGGGCATGGCCGGGGCCTTGCAGATGCTGGACGCGCCCCGCGCCGTGGCCTCGTCCAGCGCGCCGGACCGGTTGAAACTGTCTCTGCAACTTACGGGACTTGCAGGATTTTTCGGCGATCACGTCTATTCTTCGACGATGGTGGCGCAGGGCAAGCCCGCACCTGACCTGTTCCTGCTGGCGGCGCAAGGGATCGGTGTTCCCGCTGCCGATTGTGTGGTCATCGAGGACAGCCCCGCCGGTATCCGTGCCGCGCGCGCGGCGGGGATGCGCGTCATTGGCTTTCTGGGGGGCAGCCATGCGGGCCGGGCGCGGCTGGCCGAGCGTCTGGCGGCGCTGAAACCCGACGCGCTGATTGAACATGCCGACGATTTGCCCAACACTCTGGCGCAACTGACCTGA
- a CDS encoding NAD(P)/FAD-dependent oxidoreductase, whose translation MEHVDLIILGAGAAGLFCAGSALTQGRRVVVIDHAAKPGEKIRISGGGRCNFTNLATVPDRFLSQSPRFAASALARFRPEAFVALVDQARIGWHEKTQGQLFCDGKATQITDMLLNRMRGADLRLGTAVQGVRHQGDRFAVSLTDATLTADRVVVATGGKSIPKMGATGVGYDIARSFGLRLVETRAGLVPLTFAEQDLALCKPLAGVSTEARIRHRGGDFRDALLFTHRGLSGPVILQISSFWQPGDELTVDLAPDCDMAAELKRVRGQAGRVAVATALAQHLPERLAAAITAGMGLAQARLADQPNKVLEAVGARVNRWSLRPVGTEGYRTAEVTLGGVDTRDLDAKTMQARSVPGLHFIGECVDVTGWLGGYNFQWAWASGDAAGKALAG comes from the coding sequence ATGGAACATGTGGATCTGATCATTCTGGGCGCGGGCGCGGCGGGACTGTTTTGTGCGGGATCGGCCCTGACGCAGGGGCGGCGGGTCGTGGTGATAGATCACGCGGCCAAGCCGGGCGAAAAGATCCGCATCTCGGGCGGCGGGCGCTGCAACTTCACCAATCTGGCGACGGTACCGGATCGGTTCCTGTCGCAAAGCCCGCGATTTGCGGCCTCGGCGCTGGCCCGGTTCCGGCCCGAGGCCTTCGTTGCGTTGGTCGATCAGGCGCGGATCGGCTGGCATGAAAAGACGCAGGGGCAGCTGTTCTGCGACGGCAAGGCGACGCAGATCACCGACATGCTGCTGAACCGGATGCGCGGCGCGGATTTGCGGCTGGGAACGGCTGTGCAGGGGGTCCGGCATCAGGGCGACCGTTTCGCCGTTTCGCTGACGGATGCGACGCTGACGGCGGATCGCGTGGTGGTGGCGACGGGTGGCAAGTCCATTCCGAAGATGGGGGCGACGGGGGTCGGCTATGACATCGCCCGCAGCTTTGGCCTGCGACTGGTCGAGACGCGGGCGGGGCTGGTGCCGCTGACCTTTGCCGAGCAGGATCTGGCGCTGTGCAAGCCGCTGGCCGGGGTCTCGACCGAGGCGCGGATACGCCATCGCGGCGGCGATTTCCGCGATGCGCTGCTGTTCACCCATCGTGGGCTGAGTGGGCCGGTGATCCTGCAGATTTCCAGCTTCTGGCAGCCGGGGGATGAACTGACCGTCGATCTGGCACCCGACTGTGATATGGCGGCGGAACTGAAACGGGTGCGGGGACAGGCGGGGCGCGTGGCGGTGGCGACGGCGCTGGCGCAGCACCTGCCCGAAAGGTTGGCGGCGGCGATCACCGCCGGGATGGGGCTGGCGCAGGCGCGGCTGGCGGATCAGCCCAACAAGGTGCTGGAGGCAGTGGGGGCACGGGTCAACCGCTGGTCCCTGCGCCCGGTCGGGACCGAGGGGTACCGCACCGCCGAGGTGACGCTGGGGGGCGTCGATACCCGCGATCTGGATGCAAAGACGATGCAGGCCCGGTCGGTGCCGGGGCTGCATTTCATTGGCGAATGTGTCGATGTCACCGGCTGGCTGGGCGGCTACAACTTTCAGTGGGCCTGGGCCTCGGGTGATGCGGCGGGCAAGGCGCTGGCGGGCTAG
- a CDS encoding capsule biosynthesis protein — translation MTLPPKASRFHASPAEAVRPHTGADPAAETRPPAGDKPDIRVELHKKADLPPRFGEGPMSGASAASSDEQRKERIMQTEPVDDGFGDMRFPTAGPASEGTTPAKDGGKADPADAAGEDLEAKLAAIRAEKLSDRQLRIARRIAALHQIPVESDEEAVLRLRERGIDPSQRAALSQILSSEGSRSQASPSANAPAVVPRAPLPASRPNTQPGPALPSREQLTEDRRAAEILLIQRDIARRRRRRLAMLAMRLMLFVIIPTFMAGWYYFRVASPLYATHSQFQIQMADGMSGSSMGGLFSASQLATNPDSVGVQSYLTSRDAMLRLDGELGYRRAFQDPSLDAIKRLPENASNEATYELYQKSVRIGYDPTEGMINMEVIAPDPELSRDFSLALIKYAEGQVDQMTARLRDDQMKGAIEVYEDAEAKVLAAQQRVQELQQKLGVLDPVAEGSVIMNQVAELEMQLATKELELGQLLANPSPQQSRVTALRGDITRLQEMIARTRLQLTEGNATRSSLAAISGELRIAESDLATRQELLAAAAAQMETARVEASKQVRYLSLSVAPVAPDEATYPKAVQNTLVAFLIFSGIYLMLSLTASILREQVSS, via the coding sequence ATGACTTTACCGCCTAAGGCGAGCCGCTTCCACGCCTCTCCGGCCGAAGCCGTCCGTCCGCATACGGGCGCAGATCCGGCAGCAGAGACCCGCCCGCCGGCTGGCGACAAGCCGGATATCCGGGTCGAACTGCACAAGAAGGCCGACCTTCCGCCGCGTTTCGGCGAAGGCCCGATGTCGGGGGCCTCTGCCGCCAGCTCTGACGAACAGCGCAAGGAACGGATAATGCAGACCGAGCCCGTCGATGACGGTTTCGGCGACATGCGTTTTCCGACCGCCGGTCCCGCATCCGAAGGGACCACGCCCGCGAAGGATGGCGGCAAGGCCGATCCCGCCGACGCGGCGGGCGAGGATCTGGAGGCAAAGCTGGCCGCGATCCGGGCCGAAAAGCTGTCGGACCGGCAGTTGCGCATCGCCCGCCGCATCGCCGCGCTGCACCAGATCCCGGTCGAGTCGGACGAAGAGGCCGTGCTGCGCCTGCGCGAACGCGGCATCGACCCGTCGCAGCGCGCCGCGCTGAGCCAGATCCTGTCCAGCGAGGGCAGCCGGTCCCAGGCCAGCCCTTCGGCCAATGCGCCTGCGGTGGTGCCACGCGCGCCTCTACCTGCCTCGCGGCCCAATACCCAGCCCGGCCCCGCCCTGCCCTCGCGCGAGCAACTGACCGAGGACCGGCGCGCGGCGGAAATCCTGCTGATCCAGCGGGACATCGCGCGGCGCAGGCGCAGGCGGCTGGCGATGCTGGCGATGCGGCTGATGCTGTTCGTCATCATTCCGACCTTCATGGCGGGTTGGTATTATTTCCGCGTCGCATCGCCGCTTTATGCCACCCATTCGCAATTCCAGATCCAGATGGCCGACGGCATGTCCGGGTCCAGCATGGGCGGGCTGTTCAGCGCCTCGCAACTGGCCACCAACCCCGATTCCGTCGGTGTGCAAAGCTATCTGACCTCGCGCGATGCGATGCTGCGTCTGGATGGCGAACTGGGCTATCGCCGCGCGTTCCAGGACCCGTCGCTGGACGCGATCAAGCGCCTGCCGGAAAATGCCAGCAACGAAGCCACCTATGAACTGTATCAGAAATCGGTGCGCATCGGCTATGACCCGACCGAGGGCATGATCAACATGGAAGTGATCGCCCCCGACCCGGAACTCAGCCGCGATTTCTCGCTGGCGCTGATCAAATATGCCGAGGGTCAGGTGGACCAGATGACCGCCCGCCTGCGCGACGATCAGATGAAGGGCGCGATCGAGGTCTATGAGGATGCCGAGGCCAAGGTTCTGGCCGCGCAGCAACGGGTGCAGGAATTGCAGCAGAAGCTGGGCGTTCTGGACCCGGTGGCCGAAGGCTCGGTAATCATGAATCAGGTCGCCGAACTGGAAATGCAGCTGGCCACCAAGGAACTGGAACTGGGCCAGCTGCTGGCCAATCCCAGCCCGCAGCAAAGCCGCGTCACCGCCTTGCGCGGCGATATCACCCGGCTTCAGGAAATGATCGCCCGCACCCGGCTGCAACTGACCGAGGGCAATGCGACACGCTCGTCGCTGGCCGCGATCTCGGGCGAGTTGCGCATTGCCGAAAGCGATCTGGCGACCCGGCAGGAATTGCTGGCCGCCGCTGCCGCCCAGATGGAAACCGCGCGGGTCGAGGCCAGCAAGCAGGTCCGCTATCTGTCGCTGTCGGTGGCCCCCGTCGCCCCGGATGAGGCCACCTATCCCAAGGCCGTGCAGAATACGCTGGTGGCGTTTCTGATCTTCTCGGGCATCTATCTCATGCTGTCTCTGACGGCTTCGATCTTGCGGGAACAGGTATCGTCATGA
- a CDS encoding FGGY-family carbohydrate kinase yields the protein MLFGAVDVGSARVRAGLFADDGRLLARSSRGFSLVPGPDGHAGHDFAEIWQAVADALAEARRLAGAAPSQLRALAFDATCSLVVDAPGFTPDVIAWHDHRATAEAAELSATGHEVVARAGGSVSPEMQTPKLIWLARNRPDIWASLRGVRDLCDHLAWRATGIEARSLCAAAAKWAWLPDRGGWQEDLLHQMGIAGFPRPGPVLAPGSAIGCLSERGAAELGLDRETVVAAGLIDAFAGALGAAGDMPALIAGTSNCIMARDVRPGQGLWGPYPGAILPGESVTEGGQSATGALLESIRQLYPGTESHDAILVRLARRPDVDETLHLLPDFKGNRTPFADPGMRGVIHGMSLQRDVAALDRLYWRAAVAIALGTRQIIRHMGLDSPRLAMAGGQARAPLMRHLYADTIGAEIHWQPEDAVLRGSAIAAAAPLSGGILAARDRFARPLQITTPDPQSVARRERDWRIFLRMQQHRDEIAAM from the coding sequence GTGTTGTTTGGCGCCGTTGATGTCGGCTCGGCCCGCGTGCGGGCGGGACTGTTCGCGGATGATGGGCGGCTGCTGGCACGCAGCAGTCGGGGCTTTTCGCTGGTTCCGGGGCCGGATGGCCATGCCGGACATGATTTCGCCGAAATATGGCAGGCCGTTGCCGATGCGCTGGCCGAGGCAAGGCGGCTGGCCGGGGCCGCGCCGTCGCAATTGCGGGCGCTGGCCTTTGACGCGACCTGCTCGCTGGTGGTCGATGCGCCGGGTTTCACCCCCGATGTGATCGCCTGGCACGACCATCGCGCCACTGCCGAGGCGGCGGAACTCAGCGCCACCGGGCACGAAGTGGTGGCCCGCGCCGGTGGTTCGGTCTCGCCCGAGATGCAGACGCCCAAGCTGATCTGGCTGGCGCGGAACCGGCCCGATATCTGGGCTTCGTTGCGCGGGGTGCGCGATCTTTGCGACCATCTGGCCTGGCGGGCGACGGGGATCGAGGCGCGGTCGCTTTGCGCGGCGGCGGCGAAATGGGCCTGGCTGCCCGACCGGGGCGGCTGGCAAGAGGATCTGCTGCATCAGATGGGGATCGCGGGCTTTCCGCGCCCCGGTCCGGTGCTGGCGCCCGGCAGCGCCATCGGCTGCCTGTCCGAACGCGGCGCGGCGGAACTGGGGCTGGATCGCGAAACGGTCGTGGCGGCGGGGCTGATCGACGCCTTTGCCGGTGCGCTGGGGGCGGCAGGCGACATGCCGGCGCTGATCGCGGGCACCTCGAACTGCATCATGGCGCGCGATGTGCGCCCGGGGCAGGGGCTGTGGGGCCCCTATCCCGGCGCGATCCTGCCGGGCGAAAGCGTGACCGAGGGCGGCCAGTCCGCAACCGGCGCGCTGCTGGAATCGATCCGGCAGCTTTATCCCGGCACCGAAAGCCATGACGCCATCCTTGTCCGGCTGGCCCGCCGCCCGGACGTGGATGAGACGCTGCATCTGCTGCCCGATTTCAAGGGCAACCGCACCCCCTTTGCCGATCCGGGGATGCGCGGCGTCATCCACGGCATGTCCTTGCAGCGCGATGTCGCGGCACTGGACCGGTTGTATTGGCGGGCGGCGGTGGCGATTGCGCTGGGAACGCGCCAGATCATCCGGCATATGGGGCTGGACAGCCCGCGTCTGGCGATGGCGGGCGGGCAGGCCCGCGCGCCGCTGATGCGCCACCTTTATGCCGATACCATCGGGGCCGAGATCCACTGGCAACCCGAAGACGCCGTTTTGCGCGGTTCGGCCATCGCGGCGGCGGCACCCCTGTCGGGCGGGATCCTCGCGGCGCGTGACCGTTTCGCCCGTCCGCTGCAAATCACCACGCCTGATCCGCAATCGGTGGCCCGCCGCGAACGCGACTGGCGGATTTTCCTGCGCATGCAGCAGCACCGAGACGAGATCGCAGCGATGTAG
- a CDS encoding uracil-DNA glycosylase family protein translates to MSQLSARISACRLCAERFALTATAHAPRPVVWFRSGAPILVSGQAPGMRVHHSGRPFTDRSGDRLREWMGVDEATFYDRDRIAIVPMAFCFPGYDAKGADLAPPAICARTWRDQVMGQLRPRLILLVGGHAIRWHLGRRDVTASVAAWRDHAPQVFPLPHPSWRNTAWLRRNPWFQADLLPELRLAVDNLLQRGN, encoded by the coding sequence ATGAGCCAGCTTTCCGCCCGTATCTCTGCCTGCCGCCTGTGTGCCGAGCGGTTCGCCCTGACCGCGACCGCCCATGCGCCGCGCCCGGTGGTCTGGTTCCGTTCCGGCGCGCCGATCCTCGTGTCGGGGCAGGCGCCGGGGATGCGGGTGCATCACAGCGGCAGGCCGTTCACCGACCGTTCGGGCGACAGGCTGCGAGAGTGGATGGGCGTGGACGAGGCCACCTTCTATGACCGCGATCGGATCGCCATCGTGCCGATGGCCTTCTGCTTTCCCGGCTATGACGCCAAGGGCGCCGATCTGGCCCCGCCCGCGATCTGTGCGCGGACATGGCGCGATCAGGTGATGGGGCAGTTGCGGCCGCGGCTGATCCTGCTGGTGGGCGGCCATGCGATCCGCTGGCATCTGGGCCGCCGCGACGTGACCGCCAGCGTCGCCGCCTGGCGCGACCATGCCCCGCAGGTCTTTCCGCTGCCGCACCCCTCGTGGCGCAATACCGCGTGGCTGCGCAGGAACCCTTGGTTTCAGGCCGACTTGCTGCCGGAATTGCGACTTGCGGTGGATAATCTGCTGCAAAGGGGCAATTAG
- the kdsA gene encoding 3-deoxy-8-phosphooctulonate synthase — MTHRHIPIGPLTCGNDLPLTVIAGPCQLESLDHALMIAEAMAAACRDAGAGYVFKASYDKANRTSLKGRRGIGIDEGLEILARVRAELGCPVLTDIHDAEQAVRAAEVVDVIQIPAFLCRQTDLLLTAGRTGAVVNIKKGQFLAPWDMPNVADKVASTGNENILLTERGASFGYNTLVADMRSLPIMARTGFPVIMDATHSVQQPGGQGGSSGGQREFAPVMARAAVALGVAGVFIETHEDPDNAPSDGPNMVPLDRMPALIASLMRFDALAKAEPLKV, encoded by the coding sequence ATGACCCATCGCCACATCCCCATCGGCCCGCTGACCTGCGGCAACGACCTGCCGCTGACGGTGATCGCCGGTCCCTGCCAGCTGGAATCGCTGGACCACGCCCTGATGATCGCCGAAGCGATGGCGGCGGCCTGCCGCGATGCGGGCGCGGGCTATGTCTTCAAGGCCAGCTATGACAAGGCCAACCGCACCTCGCTGAAGGGTCGCCGCGGCATCGGCATCGACGAGGGGCTGGAGATTCTGGCCAGGGTCCGCGCCGAGTTGGGCTGTCCGGTGCTGACCGACATTCACGACGCCGAACAGGCCGTTCGCGCCGCCGAAGTGGTGGACGTGATCCAGATCCCCGCCTTTCTGTGCCGCCAGACCGACCTGTTGCTGACGGCGGGCCGGACCGGCGCGGTGGTGAACATCAAGAAAGGCCAGTTCCTTGCCCCGTGGGACATGCCGAATGTCGCCGACAAGGTCGCCTCGACCGGTAATGAGAACATCCTGCTGACGGAGCGCGGCGCCAGCTTTGGCTATAACACGCTGGTGGCCGATATGCGGTCGCTGCCGATCATGGCGCGGACCGGCTTTCCGGTAATCATGGACGCCACCCATTCGGTGCAGCAGCCGGGTGGTCAGGGTGGCTCTTCGGGCGGGCAGCGTGAATTCGCGCCGGTGATGGCCCGGGCCGCCGTCGCTCTGGGCGTGGCGGGCGTGTTCATCGAGACGCATGAGGACCCGGACAATGCGCCCTCGGACGGGCCGAACATGGTGCCGCTGGACCGGATGCCCGCGCTGATCGCCTCGCTGATGCGTTTCGACGCGCTGGCCAAGGCCGAGCCGCTGAAGGTCTAG
- a CDS encoding ABC transporter ATP-binding protein, with protein sequence MLEFDNVSKSFWTGTQRKVILERASFRVELGNSIGILAPNGTGKTTLINMMCGLEKPDEGTIRSTCSVSFPLGFMGGVVARHSANENARYIARIYGLDPDYVEAFCRWLTDIGEYFDMPVGTYSAGMRQRFSFALLLALKFDIYLIDEGMPQTTDVEFNRKAGSVLYERLRDSTVIVVSHQPSTIEKFCRTAAILRDGKLYMFETLEEAKQYYDFTA encoded by the coding sequence ATGCTGGAATTCGACAATGTCTCGAAATCCTTCTGGACCGGGACTCAGCGCAAGGTGATTCTGGAACGCGCCTCGTTCCGGGTCGAACTGGGCAATTCCATCGGCATCCTGGCCCCCAACGGCACCGGCAAGACCACGCTGATCAACATGATGTGCGGGCTGGAAAAACCCGATGAGGGCACCATCCGCAGCACGTGCAGCGTGTCCTTTCCGCTTGGCTTCATGGGCGGCGTGGTGGCGCGCCACTCGGCCAATGAGAACGCCCGATATATCGCCCGCATCTATGGGCTGGATCCCGACTATGTCGAAGCCTTCTGCCGCTGGCTGACCGATATCGGCGAATATTTCGACATGCCGGTGGGGACCTATTCGGCGGGGATGCGGCAGCGGTTTTCCTTCGCGCTGTTGCTGGCGCTGAAATTCGACATCTATCTGATCGACGAGGGCATGCCGCAGACCACGGATGTCGAATTCAACCGCAAGGCGGGCTCGGTCCTGTATGAGAGGCTGCGCGATTCGACCGTGATCGTGGTGTCGCACCAGCCCTCGACCATCGAGAAGTTCTGCCGGACCGCCGCGATATTGCGCGACGGAAAACTGTATATGTTTGAAACCCTTGAAGAGGCCAAGCAGTATTATGACTTTACCGCCTAA